The Fortiea contorta PCC 7126 genome has a segment encoding these proteins:
- a CDS encoding PEP-CTERM sorting domain-containing protein: protein MKLTTKLGIMAASVALSLGAIGAKSAEAASIEFLSQSGNQFDYALRYDSANADDKEQIGVGSLFGLFGLSGVYDVTTNRPDRLAVLFQSDSEVILETIGADVYGDPGELSTGRFLFSIFSTSTTLGLIDWGVARVSTLSTDGVFDLMEVNDNGEDIFVTLDGVFDLMEVNDNGEDTFVTFFEGQTLGPVTPVPEPMTMSATAAAIGFGAWMKRKQAAAKKADN from the coding sequence ATGAAATTGACCACAAAACTTGGCATCATGGCTGCTAGCGTCGCCCTTTCCCTAGGTGCTATTGGCGCTAAATCGGCAGAAGCAGCAAGTATTGAATTCCTGAGTCAATCAGGCAATCAATTCGATTATGCTCTGAGATACGACTCTGCTAACGCTGATGATAAAGAACAAATAGGTGTAGGTTCGCTGTTCGGTTTATTTGGATTGTCTGGTGTATATGATGTAACAACTAACAGACCAGACAGATTAGCCGTGTTGTTTCAATCAGACAGCGAAGTAATCCTTGAAACTATAGGAGCAGATGTATACGGTGATCCGGGTGAACTATCTACTGGTAGATTTCTTTTTTCCATATTCAGTACTTCTACTACACTGGGTTTGATTGATTGGGGGGTCGCACGCGTCAGTACACTTTCCACAGATGGTGTGTTTGATTTGATGGAAGTAAACGATAACGGTGAGGATATATTCGTTACATTAGATGGTGTGTTTGATTTGATGGAAGTAAACGATAACGGTGAGGATACATTCGTTACATTCTTTGAGGGTCAAACTCTAGGGCCAGTGACGCCTGTTCCCGAACCCATGACAATGAGCGCCACAGCAGCGGCTATTG